A single genomic interval of Juglans regia cultivar Chandler chromosome 1, Walnut 2.0, whole genome shotgun sequence harbors:
- the LOC108991974 gene encoding xyloglucan endotransglucosylase/hydrolase protein 9-like, with protein sequence MAVSVNLFLSFFVALVSLGLVSSAKFEELFQPSWAMDHFMYEGELLKLKLDNFSGAGFASKSKYMFGKVSIQIKLVEGDSAGTVTAFYMSSDGPNHNEFDFEFLGNTTGEPYSVQTNVYVNGVGNREQRLNLWFDPTTEFHSYSLFWNQRQVVFLVDETPIRVHTNMENKGLPFPKDQAMGVYSSIWNADDWATQGGRVKTDWTHAPFIATYKNFEIDGCECPVTVAAVDNAKKCVSSAEKRYWWDEPTLSELNVHQSHQLLWVKAKHMVYDYCTDTARFPVMPTECVHHRH encoded by the exons ATGGCTGTTTCGGTGAATTTGTTCTTAAGTTTCTTTGTGGCACTTGTATCGCTGGGTTTGGTTAGCTCGGCTAAGTTTGAGGAGCTCTTTCAGCCTAGCTGGGCTATGGACCATTTCATGTATGAAGGAGAGCTTCTCAAGCTCAAACTCGACAATTTTTCcg GCGCCGGGTTTGCATCGAAGAGCAAGTATATGTTCGGGAAAGTGAGCATTCAGATCAAGCTTGTGGAGGGAGACTCTGCCGGAACTGTTACTGCTTTCTAT ATGTCATCGGACGGTCCAAATCACAATGAATTTGATTTCGAGTTCCTTGGCAACACCACAGGGGAGCCTTACTCGGTCCAGACCAATGTGTATGTGAACGGCGTGGGTAACCGGGAGCAAAGGTTGAACCTTTGGTTCGACCCCACCACAGAGTTCCACTCCTACTCCCTCTTCTGGAACCAGCGCCAAGTTGT atttttggtGGATGAGACCCCAATAAGAGTGCATACCAACATGGAAAACAAAGGATTACCATTTCCCAAGGACCAGGCCATGGGTGTGTACAGCTCAATTTGGAATGCGGATGACTGGGCAACACAAGGCGGTAGGGTGAAGACGGACTGGACACACGCACCCTTCATTGCCACCTACAAGAACTTCGAGATCGATGGTTGCGAGTGCCCAGTAACGGTGGCGGCAGTAGACAATGCCAAGAAGTGTGTGAGTAGTGCAGAGAAGAGGTATTGGTGGGACGAGCCCACATTGTCGGAGCTCAATGTGCACCAAAGCCACCAGCTGTTGTGGGTAAAGGCCAAACACATGGTCTATGACTATTGCACTGACACGGCTAGATTTCCTGTCATGCCTACAGAATGTGTGCACCACCGTCACTAG